A DNA window from Providencia huaxiensis contains the following coding sequences:
- the tamB gene encoding autotransporter assembly complex protein TamB: MRWLKWLKWTSLSILLILVLIIAALSWVIGTQSGLHFALNTATRFVPELTIDKIDGDISNLTLSGVKYQMPGVDVNAGKLNLAVRLGCLTSRELCVDNLGTENVTVNVDTSQFPPSEETPPSEPLTELKAPLTIRLNQLALVSTHVNVDGMDIDLAKFTTGVTWEGKAITIIPTDIIDLAINLPETKSDAAVEEKQPEPTPINDQKSLADELKALFSKPLLAELPEVILPVDLNVDGINASNFQLTGATELKINQLHLSLSNEGQQVLVKQLKVDAPQGNVALSGTATLQDKWPVSLSVVGESRLEDLDGQKIDLSLKGGLVDELKLALNLHGPINAKLDAETDLSQADLPILLTLESDKLTWPFVGEAQYQLDGTRLRLNGRPSAYDMSVRSAITGQDLPPSTLILDAKGNEEQINLTRLRLAALQGNADITGVADWSKAISWNAVLTLSGINTAKQYPEWPAKVDGKIATRGSLYGGSWQLDIPEIILDGNVKNNLLKARGKAKGNAAGQWDIPNFNLALGKNNVDVKGSLADKWNLDAKINAPALNGLLPGLGGVIAGDVKLRGNLETPEALVDLTARGVKWQDDLAIENVVIKGNVATGEQIKGDLSVVLRQLKQGDLVVNNLTLDAKGSEKQHTLKLNMKGEPVSGQLALAGSFDRQTEVWKGNLSNTLFDTVVGEWRLNQAMSLDYANQTQEVTIGRHCWVNPNARLCVPKPIKAGKSGSADIVLERFDLAMIKPFMPQDTRVSGVFTGKANAIWQADGSMPQVKLDLRGNDIKAVQFVDGTRLPIAFDTLTLSAGLKNGKADLSWLFGLANNGQMRGNIQVSDIEKRRLLSGNVEINSVTLDLIKPLLGQKEVANGRLSGNLRLGGSANNPLLNGNLALSSLEVKSAMIPFDIKSGHLGVNFNGTSSVMNGQINTPEGYLNIDGDADWRNIDAWRAKVMARGNNLRVSLPPMIQIDVQPDIVFDASPSVLTLKGTVNIPWARITVQELPESAVSPSSDVVMLDSNLQPIEEKAPSIPIQTNLDIKIGNDVQLDAFGLKARLTGLLKVVQNIHGLHINGQVDIPAGRFRAYGQDLIVRKGQIQFSGPADQPFLNLEAIRNPDNTADNVIAGVKVTGLADKPKVEIFSEPAKTQQEALSYLLRGEGLDSGDANSSQMTSMLIGLGVAQSGQLVGKIGETFGVSDLAVDTQGVGDGSQVVVSGKITNDLQVKYGVGIFDSLATLTLRYRLMPKLYLEAVSGVNQALDLLYQFEF, translated from the coding sequence ATGAGGTGGTTGAAGTGGCTAAAATGGACAAGTCTTTCCATTTTATTAATTCTTGTTTTGATTATTGCTGCACTCAGTTGGGTGATTGGAACACAGTCTGGTCTTCACTTTGCATTAAATACGGCGACACGCTTTGTTCCTGAATTAACCATTGATAAAATTGACGGGGATATTAGTAACTTAACGTTAAGTGGCGTTAAATATCAAATGCCAGGTGTTGATGTTAATGCAGGAAAACTAAATTTAGCCGTACGTCTAGGTTGTTTAACAAGCCGTGAGCTATGTGTCGACAACTTAGGTACGGAAAATGTCACTGTCAATGTTGATACCTCACAGTTTCCCCCTTCAGAAGAAACGCCACCATCTGAACCTTTGACTGAACTCAAGGCACCTTTAACCATTCGTTTGAATCAATTGGCTTTGGTTTCAACGCACGTTAATGTGGATGGCATGGACATCGATTTAGCCAAATTTACCACAGGGGTCACGTGGGAAGGGAAAGCGATCACTATCATTCCAACCGATATCATTGATTTGGCCATTAATTTACCTGAAACCAAATCAGATGCAGCCGTTGAAGAGAAACAACCAGAACCAACTCCGATAAATGACCAAAAATCATTAGCGGACGAATTAAAAGCGCTATTTTCTAAGCCGTTACTCGCTGAATTACCAGAGGTTATTTTACCTGTTGATTTAAATGTTGATGGCATTAATGCTTCGAATTTTCAATTAACGGGAGCGACTGAACTTAAAATTAACCAATTACACTTGAGTCTTTCGAATGAAGGGCAACAAGTTTTAGTTAAACAGTTAAAAGTCGATGCACCGCAAGGGAATGTTGCGTTATCTGGCACAGCAACATTGCAAGATAAATGGCCAGTCTCATTGTCGGTCGTGGGTGAAAGCCGTTTAGAGGATTTAGACGGGCAAAAAATAGACCTCTCCTTAAAAGGCGGTTTGGTTGATGAGCTAAAATTGGCATTGAACTTACACGGGCCAATTAATGCGAAATTAGATGCAGAAACAGATTTGTCACAAGCAGACCTGCCTATTTTGCTTACATTAGAAAGTGATAAGCTAACGTGGCCGTTCGTGGGGGAAGCGCAATACCAACTCGATGGAACACGGTTGCGTTTAAATGGCCGGCCATCGGCTTATGACATGTCTGTACGCTCAGCTATCACTGGGCAGGATTTGCCCCCTTCGACCTTGATATTAGATGCGAAAGGTAATGAAGAGCAAATTAATTTAACTCGTTTACGTTTAGCTGCTTTACAGGGTAATGCGGATATTACAGGTGTTGCGGACTGGAGTAAGGCGATTAGTTGGAATGCGGTATTGACCTTGTCGGGGATTAATACTGCCAAACAGTACCCTGAATGGCCTGCTAAAGTGGATGGCAAGATTGCCACTCGCGGAAGTTTATACGGTGGTAGCTGGCAGTTAGATATCCCTGAAATTATTTTGGATGGTAATGTCAAAAATAATCTCTTGAAAGCACGCGGAAAAGCCAAAGGTAACGCAGCAGGCCAATGGGATATTCCAAACTTCAATTTGGCACTGGGTAAAAATAATGTCGACGTAAAAGGCTCCCTTGCTGATAAATGGAACCTTGATGCCAAAATTAATGCCCCCGCACTCAATGGTTTGCTACCTGGCTTAGGTGGTGTGATTGCCGGTGATGTGAAATTACGGGGTAATTTAGAGACGCCAGAAGCGCTTGTTGACCTCACCGCACGCGGTGTGAAGTGGCAGGACGACCTTGCTATCGAGAATGTTGTTATCAAAGGAAATGTGGCAACAGGCGAGCAAATTAAAGGGGATCTATCCGTTGTTCTGCGTCAATTAAAACAAGGCGACCTTGTCGTCAATAACCTAACTTTAGATGCGAAAGGCAGTGAAAAACAGCATACGTTAAAATTGAATATGAAAGGTGAGCCGGTTTCTGGTCAATTAGCATTAGCAGGCAGTTTTGACCGGCAGACTGAAGTGTGGAAAGGGAATTTATCTAACACCTTATTTGATACGGTGGTGGGTGAATGGCGCTTAAACCAAGCAATGTCACTCGATTATGCCAACCAAACCCAAGAAGTGACCATTGGACGGCATTGTTGGGTTAACCCGAACGCCCGTTTGTGTGTACCAAAACCGATTAAAGCGGGTAAAAGTGGTAGCGCAGATATCGTATTAGAACGTTTTGATCTCGCCATGATCAAACCCTTTATGCCACAAGATACTCGAGTCAGTGGCGTATTTACGGGTAAAGCCAATGCCATTTGGCAAGCGGATGGCAGCATGCCACAAGTGAAGCTGGACTTGCGAGGAAATGATATCAAAGCAGTTCAGTTTGTGGATGGAACCCGTTTACCGATTGCTTTTGATACCTTAACGTTAAGTGCTGGGTTGAAAAATGGTAAGGCAGATCTTAGCTGGTTATTTGGGTTAGCTAATAACGGACAGATGCGCGGTAACATCCAAGTGTCTGATATTGAAAAACGTCGCTTGTTGTCGGGTAATGTTGAAATTAATTCGGTGACATTAGATTTAATCAAGCCGTTACTAGGCCAGAAGGAAGTGGCGAATGGCCGTTTAAGTGGAAATCTACGTTTAGGCGGGTCAGCCAATAACCCATTATTAAATGGGAATTTAGCGCTTTCGAGTTTAGAAGTGAAATCTGCAATGATCCCGTTTGATATCAAAAGTGGTCATTTAGGTGTTAATTTCAACGGCACGAGCTCAGTAATGAATGGCCAGATAAACACGCCAGAGGGCTATCTGAACATTGATGGTGATGCAGACTGGCGCAATATTGATGCATGGCGTGCAAAAGTCATGGCGCGAGGTAATAACCTTCGTGTTTCTTTACCGCCGATGATCCAAATTGATGTTCAACCAGATATTGTTTTTGATGCGTCGCCTTCGGTATTAACGTTAAAGGGGACGGTCAATATCCCGTGGGCACGGATCACGGTCCAAGAACTCCCTGAGTCAGCGGTAAGCCCATCTTCGGATGTGGTGATGTTAGATAGCAATTTACAGCCAATTGAGGAAAAAGCGCCATCCATTCCTATTCAGACCAATTTGGATATTAAAATTGGCAACGATGTGCAATTAGACGCATTTGGCTTAAAAGCACGTCTGACCGGTTTATTGAAAGTAGTTCAGAATATCCATGGCTTACACATTAATGGCCAAGTGGATATTCCAGCAGGTCGTTTCCGTGCTTATGGGCAAGATTTGATTGTACGTAAAGGCCAAATTCAGTTCTCAGGCCCTGCAGACCAACCATTCTTAAACTTAGAAGCGATACGTAACCCAGACAACACAGCGGATAACGTGATTGCAGGGGTGAAGGTCACAGGCCTTGCGGATAAACCGAAAGTAGAAATATTCTCTGAACCTGCGAAAACACAACAAGAAGCGCTTTCTTACTTATTAAGAGGAGAGGGCTTAGATAGTGGGGACGCAAATAGTTCACAAATGACATCTATGTTAATCGGCTTAGGTGTAGCACAAAGTGGGCAACTCGTGGGTAAAATTGGTGAGACATTTGGAGTCTCTGATTTAGCCGTCGATACCCAAGGTGTGGGGGATGGTTCTCAAGTCGTTGTAAGTGGTAAGATCACTAATGATTTACAAGTGAAGTATGGAGTTGGTATCTTTGACTCATTGGCGACGTTAACCTTACGTTATCGGTTGATGCCAAAACTGTATTTAGAAGCTGTGTCTGGTGTTAATCAGGCATTGGATCTCCTTTACCAATTTGAGTTTTAG
- the tamA gene encoding autotransporter assembly complex protein TamA produces the protein MSKYPLICFLCLTAAVPVVHAANLRLNIEGLEGQLNQNVRVQLSNISQDEVVPNGRFRARVEKAIKEGLKPLGYYQPTVEFSYEEKTPPARSVLTAKVTPGEPILLKGVNVELQGGAKTDPDYEKMLKQYTPKLDTIQNDGEYEEFKGRFSSLAVRKGYFDAMMEKSQLGISLDHHAAYWDFDFNSGERYRFGAISYSGSQIREDYLNNLAPFKKGEYYTSEQLAEFNRRLAETGWFTSAIVTPRIVSARKENSYELPMEAVMTPRAKNFIELGGGYATDVGPRVKATWNKPWINSRGQSLTSSISLSQPEQLIDASYKIPLKANPLEQYYAVQGGFKRTDLNDTQANTTTLNVSRNWDYSSGWQYGVNMRWMLSNFTQANVTNTTMLLYPGAYVSRIRQRGGVMPTWGDSQRYSIDYSNKIWGSDIDFAVLQAKNVWIRTPWEGHRFVVRGNIGWIETNDFDKVPPDLRFFAGGDGSVRGYGYQKISPENSKGKLTGASKLAVGSVEYQYNFTGNWWGATFIDSGEAVDNFKNSDFKTGAGVGIRWVSPVGPIKLDLAKPIGDPDNNKIQFYIGLGTEL, from the coding sequence GTGTCGAAATACCCTCTAATTTGTTTTCTCTGCCTAACTGCGGCAGTGCCAGTGGTACACGCAGCTAATCTTCGTCTTAATATTGAAGGCCTTGAAGGACAACTTAATCAAAACGTTCGCGTACAGCTGTCTAATATATCGCAAGATGAGGTTGTGCCAAATGGTCGTTTTCGAGCCCGTGTTGAGAAAGCAATTAAAGAAGGTTTAAAGCCTTTAGGTTACTACCAACCCACGGTTGAATTTAGCTATGAAGAAAAAACCCCGCCTGCTCGTTCCGTTTTAACCGCCAAGGTCACTCCTGGAGAACCTATTTTATTAAAAGGGGTGAATGTTGAGTTACAAGGTGGAGCAAAAACGGATCCAGACTATGAAAAGATGCTCAAACAATATACGCCAAAGCTTGATACTATCCAAAATGATGGCGAATACGAAGAATTTAAAGGGCGCTTTAGCAGTTTAGCCGTTCGTAAAGGTTATTTTGATGCGATGATGGAGAAAAGCCAACTGGGTATTTCTCTTGATCACCATGCGGCTTATTGGGATTTTGATTTTAACAGTGGTGAACGCTATCGGTTTGGTGCTATTTCTTATTCAGGTTCACAAATTCGTGAAGATTACCTGAACAACCTTGCTCCTTTCAAAAAAGGGGAATACTACACATCAGAACAACTTGCTGAATTTAATCGTCGGTTAGCAGAAACAGGTTGGTTCACTTCTGCGATTGTGACGCCACGCATCGTGAGTGCTCGAAAAGAAAACTCCTATGAGTTACCGATGGAAGCGGTAATGACCCCTAGAGCCAAAAATTTTATTGAGCTCGGTGGGGGGTATGCAACAGATGTGGGCCCTCGCGTTAAAGCCACATGGAATAAGCCGTGGATCAACTCCCGTGGGCAAAGTTTAACGTCCAGTATTAGTTTGTCACAACCAGAACAATTAATTGATGCGAGCTATAAAATTCCACTAAAAGCTAACCCGCTTGAGCAATATTATGCGGTTCAAGGGGGCTTTAAACGTACAGATTTAAATGATACCCAAGCGAATACAACAACCTTGAATGTGTCTCGTAATTGGGATTATTCATCCGGTTGGCAATATGGCGTAAACATGCGTTGGATGCTGAGTAACTTTACCCAAGCCAACGTGACGAATACGACGATGTTGTTATATCCCGGGGCCTATGTGAGCCGTATTCGCCAACGCGGCGGTGTGATGCCAACATGGGGAGATAGCCAACGTTACTCTATTGATTACTCAAATAAAATTTGGGGTTCAGACATCGATTTTGCGGTACTGCAAGCTAAAAACGTATGGATCAGAACGCCGTGGGAAGGTCATCGCTTTGTTGTTCGTGGAAATATCGGTTGGATTGAAACGAACGACTTCGACAAAGTTCCACCGGACTTGCGTTTCTTTGCAGGGGGTGACGGCAGTGTGCGTGGGTATGGTTACCAAAAGATCTCGCCAGAAAATAGTAAAGGTAAGCTGACAGGGGCATCAAAATTGGCCGTAGGCTCTGTAGAATACCAATATAACTTTACAGGGAATTGGTGGGGAGCAACCTTTATTGATAGTGGTGAAGCCGTTGATAACTTTAAAAATAGTGATTTTAAAACGGGTGCGGGAGTCGGTATCCGCTGGGTCTCACCGGTTGGGCCAATAAAATTAGACTTAGCAAAACCTATCGGTGATCCAGATAACAACAAAATACAGTTTTATATCGGCTTGGGGACTGAGTTATGA